Part of the Ctenopharyngodon idella isolate HZGC_01 chromosome 8, HZGC01, whole genome shotgun sequence genome, GGAGGTATTTTTTCTTAGAATGAAGCAGATTACTGCATTTGTTTATCAATATAGTTGTCGTTTATAAGCAGTTGTAAGGTTGGAATCAGGTTAGGAATCAAAAGTAGTGagttttaaagtgcccctattatggatttttgaaaatgacctttttatgtagtgtgtaacatagctctaagtaaatgaaaacatcctgcaaagttttaaatctgaaagtgcactgtatatagttattgtctctcaaaagtaagagtcgactctgagtcaattaaactagtcatttgtaaaacgaaccccaagccgtttcgttgtgacatcacaacgaaacattagcatattgcccgcccacttattgcaCGCACAGACGCcagggaaaattcattttttcaacaataccacagcagtacaatcttttgttgtgctcCCATCATTTTACTGATGACTGCTTCTGAAACCTCAAGGAGGttaacgcaggattcacaaaacgtttggtcttaaaatatggatcaatgaccagtttatttggaccatcttgctcctctgaatcttaacctgtaagtatgattaataattgatgtttatattttctagtgATCATTCAAAATTCATAGTTTTGTATATTATGGTGTGTAACGTACACCCTAGtctgtatgtctcctgctaaccggctaactcacatttctgtagttctgctattcagatgttggtccaatattgtctaaaaatgtgtcgattGATGCATCTcgtctgtcttattacttggagtaatgatcaaggatggagcacgacttttgtttacaaagtctaatgcattatcagctattcacgtttgtgctcggctaacgtgGGAGTGTGCAACATACAAAACTGATATTAATTGCACATCTTCAATTTACTGTTGAGATAAATAAAGCTGTTTTGCCTGCAGTACATgacattaaatcatttttgtgcattttaatatCTTATTTCTAGATTaggtgatattttttttttttttttcctgcagtatgttttattaaatctatatataaatatatataaagaatcaaaaaatattaaaagaggATGTAAGTTTGGTATGTAATTGAAGTTTATGACCATTACAGATTTaatgttgtaggagactcccaaaacaatattaggaaccttaaaaaaggcataatggGGGCACTTTAACAGCCATTCTCAGCTAAATAGCTAAAACTGCTCTTCTGCTGCTACTTTACAGAAGTTGGCTCATCTGGTGTTTCTTCTCCAGATTCTGGACCTATAAGAGAGCAGGGTAGGTCTGGTTTTcaaaatgttctctgaacaggGAAATATAAGAATGCAGAGAGTCAGAGGTTAAGTATTAACTGTTATTTTGTGAGATATTATTGTAAGTTTTGAATTTATGATGAGATAAACAAAGGTATTCTTCCTGcagtatgttttattaaatctttaataagaattaaaaaatatgtgaaGAGGATATAAGTGTGGCATGTAGTCAAAGTTTATGACATTACAGATTTAATGTTTGTTGTAACGGTTTATTGTTTATAAGCAGTTGTAAGGTTGGAATCAGGTTAGGAATCAGAAAGTAGTGAGATTTAACAGCCATTCTCAGCTTAATAGCTAAAACTGCTCTTCTGCTGCTACTTTACAGAAGTTGGCTCATCTGGTGTTTCTTCTCAAGATACTGGATCTGAAGATAGGGATGGTAGGTCTGGTTTTCAAAAAGTTCTCTAAATAAGCAAGAGGTCAAATATTAACTGTTATTTTGTGTGATATTAGTTGTATATTTTAGTTGTATGGCTAGGTTTGCCCATCttgtatgttttattaaatctttaataagaattaaaaaatatgtgaaGAGGATATAAGTGTGGCATGTAGTCAAAGTTTATGACCATTACAGATTTAATGTTTGTTGTAACGGTTTATTGTTTATAAGCAGTTGTAAGGTTGGAATCAGAAAGTAGTGAGATTTAACAGCCATTCTCAGCTTAATAGCTAAAACTGCTCTTCTGCTGCTACTTTACAGAAGTTGGCTCGCCTGGTGATCCTTCTCCAGATACTGGACCTATAAGAGAGGAGGGTAGGTCTGGTTTTcaaaatgttctctgaacaggGAAATATAAGAATGCAGAGTCAGAGGTCAAGTATTAACTGTTATTTTGTGAGATATTATTGTAAGTTTTGAATTTATGATGAGATAAACAAAGGTATTCTTCCTgcaatatgttttattaaatctttaataagaattaaaaaatataaagaggATAAAAGTGTGGCATGTAGTCAAAGTTTATGACATTAcagatttaatgtttattgtaacGGTTTATAGTGCTGTTTACGCTCAGTTATTGCACACAACACTATACACTTTTTCTTGTCTGTCACACAGAGAAGACACAGACTCTCAGCATTCATCAGCCCAGGAACGTCCTTCACTCTGAACCTGAATCTACGATAAATGTGGATAAAGGGATCGTCAGTAAACCTGAGAAGACAGGAGGAGGTATTTTTTCTTAGAATGAAGCAGATTACTGCATTTGTTTATCAATATAGTTGTCGTTTATAAGCAGTTGTAAGGTTGGAATCAGGTTAGGAATCAAAAGTAGTGagttttaaagtgcccctattatggatttttgaaaatgacctttttatgtagtgtgtaacatagctctaagtaaatgaaaacatcctgcaaagttttaaatctgaaagtgcactgtatatagttattgtctctcaaaagtaagagtcgactctgagtcaattaaactagtcatttgtaaaacgaaccccaagccgtttcgttgtgacatcacaacgaaacattagcatattgcccgcccacttattgcaCGCACAGACGCcagggaaaattcattttttcaacaataccacagcagtacaatcttttgttgtgctcCCATCATTTTACTGATGACTGCTTCTGAAACCTCAAGGAGGttaacgcaggattcacaaaacgtttggtcttaaaatatggatcaatgaccagtttatttggaccatcttgctcctctgaatcttaacctgtaagtatgattaataattgatgtttatattttctagtgATCATTCAAAATTCATAGTTTTGTATATTATGGTGTGTAACGTACACCCTAGtctgtatgtctcctgctaaccggctaactcacatttctgtagttctgctattcagatgttggtccaatattgtctaaaaatgtgtcgattGATGCATCTcgtctgtcttattacttggagtaatgatcaaggatggagcacgacttttgtttacaaagtctaatgcattatcagctattcacgtttgtgctcggctaacgtgGGAGTGTGCAACATACAAAACTGATATTAATTGCACATCTTCAATTTACTGTTGAGATAAATAAAGCTGTTTTGCCTGCAGTACATgacattaaatcatttttgtgcattttaatatCTTATTTCTAGATtaggtgatatatatatatattttttttttttttcctgcagtatgttttattaaatctatatataaatatatataaagaatcaaaaaatattaaaagaggATGTAAGTTTGGTATGTAATTGAAGTTTATGACCATTACAGATTTaatgttgtaggagactcccaaaacaatattaggaaccttaaaaaaggcataatggGGGCACTTTAACAGCCATTCTCAGCTAAATAGCTAAAACTGCTCTTCTGCTGCTACTTTACAGAAGTTGGCTCATCTGGTGTTTCTTCTCCAGATTCTGGACCTAAAAGAGAGCAGGGTAGGTCTGGTTTTcaaaatgttctctgaacaggGAAATATAAGAATGCAGAAAGTCAGAGGTCAAGTATTAACTGTTATTTTGTGAGATATTATTGTAAGTTTTGAATTTATGATGAGATAAACAAAGGAATTCTTCCTGcagtatgttttattaaatctttaataagaattaaaaaaatatgtgaagAGGATATAAGTGTGGCATGTAGTTAAAGTTTATGACATTACAGATTTAATGTTTGTTGTAACGGTTTATTGTTTATAAGCAGTTGTAAGGTTGGAATCAGGTTAGGAATCAGAAAGTAGTGAGATTTAACAGCCATTCTCAGCTTAATAGCTAAAACTGCTCTTCTGCTCCTACTTTACAGAAGTTGGCTCATCTGGTGTTTCTTCTCAAGATACTGGATCTGAAGATAGGGATGGTAGGTCTGGTTTTCAAAAAGTTCTCTAAATAAGCAAGAGGTCAAATATTAACTGTTATTTTGTGTGATATTAGTTGTATATTTTAGTTGTATGGCTAGGTTTGCCCATCttgtatgttttattaaatctttaataagaattaaaaaatatatgaagaAGATATAAGTGTGGCATGTAGTCAAAGTTTATGACATTAAAGATTTAATGTAACGGTTTATTGTTTATAAGCAGTTGTAAGGTTGGAATCAGAAAGTAGTGAGATTTAACAGCCATTCTCAGCTAAATGGCTAAAACTGCTCTTCTGCTGCTACTTTACAGAAGTTGGCTCATCTGGTGTTTCTTCTCCAGATACTGGACCTATAAGAGAGGAGGGTAGGTCTGGTTTTcaaaatgttctctgaacaggGAAATATAAGAATGCAGAGAGTCAGAGGTCAAGTATTAACTGTTATTTTGTGTGATATTAGTTGTATGTTTTGAATTTATTGTTGCGATAAAGCTATTTTACCTggtattttttcttacaatgaAGCAGATTACTGCATTTGTTTGCAGTTAATATTTGTCGTTTATAAGCAGTTGTAAGGTTTGAATCAGAAAGTAGTGAGATTTAACAGCCACTCTCAACTAAATGGCTAAAACTGCTCTTCTACTGCTACTTTACAGATGTTGAATTATCTGGTGATCCTTCTCAAGATACTGGATCTGAAGATAGGGATGGTAGGTCTGGTTTTCAAAAAGTTCTCTGAATAAGCAAGAGGTCAATTATTAACTGTTATTTTGTGTGATATTAGTTGTATATTTTAGTTGTATGGCTAGGTTTGCCCATCTTGTCAGcagtgaattatccctttaagtgattCTCCTGCAGTATGctatattataaatgtacattttgttaTCTAATTTCTATAGATTAAGTGAATTATTGTTCCAATTTGAAAAGTGGTGTTTTGTTCTTGCATCTAAAAGCTGTTGCTTGCTTTTTACATTTAGAGCCACTACAACATATCGCCCCTTCTGGACTTCCACAAGAAAGACAACCACAGATCAGAGTGGGAGGTATTGAGAGTAAGTTGTTCTCTTCATTTTGACTGTCTATAAAGAAATAACTTGTCTAAAAGAAGTCTTTACCATTAATAAGAATGACTGTCAAATGATTTTCGCAGAAAAGCAGCCAATAATTTCActctaatatttattattttcttacaGAACAGTTAATGTTTGGTGCTGCTGTTGCTTTCCTACTTGCAGCTATGGTTTggcttattttaaatttttctgaCTCAACTCTACCTGTACAAAATGAAGTTAATGTGGTGGACGTGTTCAATCAGGAAATGGAAAAACTTAAGACTAGCTTTCCTAATCAGCGGCCAGAACTCTGGAGGAGGAGTCTGATTCATCTCAGACGCCACCTGAAAACTGAGCATCCCACGGAACCCGTCAGCCTTATTCTAACGTCTGGTCACAGGGCTGAAAGGACACTTGGTTGTTTGGCTCGATGCTTGGCTCAAGCTTTTTCCACTGCCCGTAACTCTTCGGTTCTGAACATCAATGGAACAAGTAAAGCATCACAAGACAGTGATCAGGTCAAGCTGGACATTGATAGTGAGTTGAGAAAAGCCTTTGAGGGTAAAACGTTTGCTGCAGTAATCCACCGATTTGAGGAGCTCCCTCCTGGATCCACTCTCATCTTTTACCGTTACTGTGACCATGAGAATGCGGCTTATAAGAACGTCTTCCTGGCCTTTACTGTAATGCTTGATGCAGAAGTAGAAGTGCCATCCAATGTCGGTCTAGGGAGAGTTGAGGAGATGGTTCAAGAGCACGTAAAACAGAAGTTTGTCTCCTCAGACAAGTTAGCTACGTTTAATGAAATGGATGTGGACAAACTGAGTGGACTGTGGAGCAGAATTTCACATCTCATCTTGCCAGTGGCTGCAGAAGAGACAATTGAACAACAGGGCTGTGGGAAATGTGATCAATCATTTTGAAATGGTTATTAgactttatttgttgttgttgcacaAATTactacttttaaatattatactCATGCGCTGCCTCACAAATGAGGGCTCAtactttgaaaagaaaaaaaaaaagatgcatacTGGTATGTGCTGCTGTATGAATGATGGGCATcacaattttctttctttaatacTAAATTATAACATTTCAGATTATGAAATTTATAGAAGGAGAAAACGAAGTAATTTTCccatttgttttgcttttctttgtGTAGATCTATTTGTATCTAAATTATGTCTTGAATTAAAGTTCTTTTTAATCTGGAAATGTGGTTGACCAGGGATGAACGTGCAATATATTTGGTGAATGATTGAGTTTTTCCtactttaaagatttattaGAGAAAATAAACGTGCCTTAATATATGCACCTGCTCTATTGTGCTTCATTTGACACGTTTGTGACGGATCACAGACAAATGCTGTTGAACTACTAACGAGTTTTTATGAAATGAAACTAACTGTAATTGTGAACTATTTCCGGCAGTGAAGTTGTGTTCCGCTGAAGTCGCTCCGACGAAGACCACCATTAATGTTCCGCTTTCCGGTTTCAGCTgcatagaaagaaaaaaaaaagtttgccaaGAAATTGCGTGATAAAAAACAAATGGATTCGGGTGATTCTAAAGGAGATGGATTTACAACGAGGAGGAGAAGCGCCAGACAGGCACCTAAGACAGGTTTGACTTCATAAAACTCTTAACGTGACTTAATATACTACAGAAATGTCAACTGAACCAAATGCTACTTACCTGCCAAATGCTACTACCTACTTTTGCCAAAAGAACGAAACTGTAATGCACGgcgaatattttttttgttagggGTTTCATCCTCAATATAAAGCTGTTAACAACGTTTCTTAGCGTAAACCTTGCTGTTTGAGTTTAGATTCTGGGCTCATCCGTCTGtctttacagtatttattattatcaataaaatgctaaacaaattATTTCAAGGTCAGTGTCTCCGTACATCAAGTTTATTATAACGGTTTTTATGATAACGTAAAGCTTTGCCATGTGATTTCAGATTCTCATACGTTTGTGTATCACGCATGCTCTTAATAAAATGGAGCAAAAGTGTTATTCCAAAGttactctttctctctttatGTAAAACATAAGTTATATAGAATTAAATAGTTGGGATTCGCTAACTAGgctaaattgttaaaatatccACTGGTTAGCTTGAGCATACAAGCTAAATAGCTAATAgtttcattattttaacatatattctcAACAAGTCGTTTAgtgtaaaattaacattttgtaaaaatttcTTATAAGGCTGTTATCAAAGATCACAACGTACAGTTGATATGCCTCTGTTTACTTGATAAAGATCGCGTCAAAATCGGTTGTTTTCACTGTCAGTTTCCGCTGATGCACAAGCAAGGTACTTAACAAAAAACTTGTTTGTTGGTATATTTCTGTAAGATAATTTCTCGGTTCATCATCTATCTTAGCTTTATACAGTGCTGATGCTATACCCACACTCCCATCAAAAAAAACCCGGGAAGATGATGGGGCATCCAAAGCTGTCAAAGGATCCAGGAAGTCCAAGAGCCACGAGAAGGGGGTTGATGATggtatgacaaaaaaaaatatctaagtGCAAGtaacacaggaaaaaaatgtacacattgttcatttatatatacttaTGTTCTCAACAAGTCGTTTAGtgtaaaattaactttttgataaaacatttcttataaggCTATTATTAAAGATCACAACTATTGTTGATACGTCTCTGTTTACTTGATTCGTTGATGCACAAGCAAAGTACTTAACAAAAAAACTTGTCGCTTGTTGGTATATTTCTGTAAGATAATTTCTCGGTTCATCATCTATCTTAGATCTTCTCAGACCCTCACTAAAAAGAACCCGTCAAATGAGGGAAGATGATGGGGCATCCAGAGCTGTCAATGGATCCAAGGAGTCCAAGAACCACGAGAAGGGGGATGATGATGGTATGTCAAATTGTCGtctttcattttgtttctcatATTTGTTACGCTTATGTTATGTGTGTACTCATTTTTATTAATCCAACACAGAAACCCCTGTTAAGATACAAAAGCgtggagagacagagaaagcaAGTGATACAGATGAGAGAGGTGATGGATTTAAACACACAGATGACGAAGATGTGGAGATGCGTGATGATGAAGACCAGGATCAAGATATGAGCTCCGATGAGAAGGATGAGCAGGACCATGAGCCCAGTTTGAAAGGTAAGATGCTATTTGAGAAACAAGCATTAAGTGTTAGGtcaaataatattaaacagGTTGTGCTATATTCCTTCAGTGGATTCCTCAGCCCAGTCTGGGACAGTAGAAAAGCATCCTGCCCATGCATGGGGAGAAAATCTGTCCATTCGTCTAACACCTGTGGATAAGATACCCAGACCCAAAACCCAAACAGAAAATTACAGACCAAACACAACGTCTGGAGGTttgttattattcattaaattaccTTTCAGTTGTCAAATAATGCACAACTCATTTGCATTGAAATGCAGATATGTAGTTGATTTTACTCACAAGGATCGTTTTCATTGCAGATCCCTCTAGTTTGGGTGCTGTACCACCGCTGTACCACAACCATCAAGAGCTTTTAAGAATGAGAAATAAGAATACCCCGAAATATCAGAATCGCATAACGGAGAAAgacaaaagtttgtaaattgtattgtaattatatattttcccTGTTAAAAGTGCACATTATGTTGCTTAATAACGTTCTTACTGTATGTTACAAATTTTCATGAATTTTAGTTGATCAAAGTTTATATCCCATCACTAGATGCCCCTTGTCCTGGGAACTGGAGCAGATACCAATCTAAACCCCCAATGATCACTGTCTACCCAACAATTAAACAACCCATCATGCTTCAAACCGCTCATCACAAAAACACAggtaaaaaatatctttttgcATTTGTCGCTCACTTttctcatattttattacttgaaaaaaagatttgtaataataattttacattcaaAATTTAGTCTATTAAGAAAAATAGCCAATAAAGAAAAATGGATAATATTTAAGAATTTGTAGATCATAATTCTTCTGCTTTGTCTTCAAGAACTGAAGAATTTGCAGAAACCAGTCATCTCAAAAGCAAGACCAGTCTCTTCCTCTCAAGGTATTTTTTGTTGCTTTCATCTTTCACCTAGTTTAAACAAGCAGATTTGTCTCACATTCACTATGCTTTGTTATGCATGTTTTTCTAGGCTGGTTGTGGTACATGTGCAAGATTCTTCTGTGGTCTCTGATACTGACAGGATTGCTGATTGCTTTGGGCTTTTTGGCCTATAAGATATTTCTATGGTCAAATTTGCCTCAAACTGACAGGTCCCATTCTGAAACAAAGGAGAAATTTGATCTGGAATTAACTGCTTTAAAGGACCTTTTCCCCAGTCAGCGTTCAGAGATCTGGAAGAGGAGTGGGAAACATCTTAAGCGCCACCTGAACATGGTCAACCCCACTGAACCGGTCAGTATAATTCTGACTGCTGGCCTTCAGGCTGAAAAGACATTGGGCTGCCTTGCTCGAGGCTTAGCCACAGAGTACTCCACGTTCCATAACGCTTCAATCTTAGAAATCGACGGGACCACCAAAAGAGCAAAAGACAGTGATCAGGTCAAGCTGGAGATTGATGAAGCGCTGAATGAAGCGTTTAAAGGTGATAAACCTGCAGCTGTTGTGCACCGTTTTGAGGAGCTCCCTCCTGGATCTACTCTCATATTCTATCGTTACTGTGACCACGAGAATGCAGCTTACAAAAAGGTTTTCATTGTCTTCACTGTGATGCTTTCGGTGAATGAAATAGACACATCGGCCAATCTGAGTGTAGTGGAGGACATGGTACATGACCATATAAAACAGAAGTTTGTCTCCTCACATATATCTGCTAAGTTTAATCAAATGGACGTGGATAAACTGAGTGGATTGTGGAGCAGAATTTCTCACGTCATCCTGCCAGTGGTTACAGAGGAGAAAATTGAACAGCAGGGATGTAGGGACTAacctttacagaaaatcataaGATTGAATCACTGTATTGGGCTGGATATGTAATTTTGTAGAGTTTTGAGTCCAAAGACCATATAAATGTACATAGAGGATGTTTATTCCAAAGAggtttttaagaaatgtttctttataaatgttttatacaaATGGTTTTGTATTTGACTccattttggttttgttttcttaaATAATATGTGTGTGAAGGCAGCCACttgatcataataataataatgcaacaGCATTTGACTTACAGTTGTACATTTCTTCTCAAGGCCAGGTGTGGTAATAACTGAAGTTTTGCACTGATTTTTGAAGTTAAGCTCTGAATTGTAAACTAAACTCTTTTTACCAATCAATATGTAGTCTGGGTTCATTTATTTGCTTGAATaagattataataattaaaagtcagtctatatttgttttcttattgtgagtttttattttcttgtccTCTGGATAATTCTGTTTTGTCATAGTTGTTTTCAAACGGATAAACAAgtggtgctcactgcagagctCCCCTTTCTGGACATAATGGGTGGATCTTGACCTAGTCCAGCTCCACCTTTGTGGACCTAATGGGTGGAGCGATAGAGTAATTGGTAGGGTTAGGGTGTAGTTCGACTGTCTAGCTCCACATATACGTCCAGCGCCGGGGACATAATATTATAGTagctctgcagtgagcagcctctctaggaaaaaggtggataagATGGGTGCTTCTCAAACTGAAGGCTGCATCCTTCCTATACCAGTCCTTTGAGGCTTCTAGGTTTCTCATGTCAGGGCatgaaaatactattaaaacttaattttgtaaaaatactttgtattaaaaatctttataGTAAGTGTCTTTCTATTAATGCTGTACAGTGAATTACAACCATCTGTGGTTTCCCTGTGGCTTACATTATTGGCAGTTTAGAATTAAGTAatttacaccaaaacaaaagataacatttctgaaaacattatttttgtcttatatttCATAATGAATTCAGCCAAGTTCAGTGCAgtctcttttcttcttttttttttttgtcagttctTTTTCATGAATTAGAATGTgtgcaaaggattgtgggtgatTGAAAGACGCAAAGGATACACTTGAAGCATCCTTCAAAATTAGCTGAATGAAGGCTGTGAAACAAAGGCTGCCTTCCAAGGATCCTTCAATCTGAGACGGACTTCAGCGGCGCTTAATGACTTGACAGCcgagataaaataaaaacagaactggGTTTTCACCAagcatttttattgttaatgGGATGAGAGAAACATCAGGAAGTATGACACATTATTGaaaagtttattttgctatGTAGCCTTGTATATTTGTAATTGCATAAATATTTTAGTATCAAAATACTAAAATCTGGTGAATGTCTTTATACAACATACATTATGATGTATTTACTTGTGTATATAATTCAATTGGAAGAGTGCTGCACAGTGGTGACATGTTTAAAACTATCAGCACTCatcataacattacataaaagtTGTTTGGGCAGTAACATTCAAAAAGCATCTACAAAtaacaaaaagtaataaatgtGTAAGGCTAGAAGCATACGTTGCTATTTTAAACCAATAAGCATAACAAAAAGCATTTAAAGGATGTTGTGCAgagtaaaattatttatatgactcgaatttaattcattatttaacCTCTTATTGTTCAAAGGTAAAAGTTTTTCTCAACTGAACAGAAAACGTAGGATTTAACATGAATGTTTAGATAATTAAAGTTATACAATCGCTTTAGCGTTCAACATTATCAGTGAAAAAAAGGAAGGattctcaaaacatttaaagcagGCAAAGTAATGATGATGAAGGCATTGTCCCATCTTTAATTCACATGTATTCCTTTAAAGGACTGTAAAGAGTTGCACCCACATTGCTCAGCCCTACAAAGGTACCAAGATAACAAACTCGCTAACCAAAAAATCTGCAGACGGTCCTTCAATTCATCATTCCAACCAAAGACACTCCTGTCATAAGTGCAGCTGTCAACATTACATTAAATACTGTGAAgatcataaacataaacaaccATGGGGATGTCTGCAAATAAAAAAGAAGAGTCTTAATGTGTAATATTTAAGGCTAATATTGCCATATAACCATATAATGTATGATCTTATAATTTACTGGGTTACTGCGTTAAGATGTTGAAGTCAACCTGTTACAGTGGATATAACCAATGGTTAAAACAGCTGGTTTTTATGatgtaaaaaaatgaaacaaagataaatcatatcagaacttttgcatgtttaatgtaaatattacaatttaacaatgtcactaaaaactaaattgacacatttcagagaaaattaaaacaaaaactttaaataacTTAATTCTGCATAAATGTGCTCCTGATGATGTA contains:
- the zgc:112962 gene encoding torsin-1A-interacting protein 2 isoform X13, which encodes MASEGDCELTSAVTGSLSGDKTTGEGGSIQHTASSGLPQKIQPQTSVSENEKVGSSGDSSPDTGPIREEDVGSPCDSSPDTGPIREEDVELSGDPSQDTGSEDRDEVGSSGVSSPDTGPIREEEKTQTLSIHQPRNVLHSEPESTINVDKGIVSKPEKTGGEVGSSGVSSPDSGPIREQEVGSSGVSSQDTGSEDRDEVGSPGDPSPDTGPIREEEKTQTLSIHQPRNVLHSEPESTINVDKGIVSKPEKTGGEVGSSGVSSPDSGPKREQEVGSSGVSSQDTGSEDRDEVGSPGDPSPDTGPIREEEKTQTLSIHQPRNVLHSEPESTINVDKGIVSKPEKTGGEVGSSGVSSPDSGPIREQEVGSSGVSSQDTGSEDRDEVGSPGDPSPDTGPIREEEKTQTLSIHQPRNVLHSEPESTINVDKGIVSKPEKTGGEVGSSGVSSPDSGPKREQEVGSSGVSSQDTGSEDRDEVGSSGVSSPDTGPIREEDVELSGDPSQDTGSEDRDEPLQHIAPSGLPQERQPQIRVGGIEKQLMFGAAVAFLLAAMVWLILNFSDSTLPVQNEVNVVDVFNQEMEKLKTSFPNQRPELWRRSLIHLRRHLKTEHPTEPVSLILTSGHRAERTLGCLARCLAQAFSTARNSSVLNINGTSKASQDSDQVKLDIDSELRKAFEGKTFAAVIHRFEELPPGSTLIFYRYCDHENAAYKNVFLAFTVMLDAEVEVPSNVGLGRVEEMVQEHVKQKFVSSDKLATFNEMDVDKLSGLWSRISHLILPVAAEETIEQQGCGKCDQSF
- the zgc:112962 gene encoding torsin-1A-interacting protein 2 isoform X43 — protein: MASEGDCELTSAVTGSLSGDKTTGEGGSIQHTASSGLPQKIQPQTSVSENEKVGSSGDSSPDTGPIREEDVGSPCDSSPDTGPIREEDVELSGDPSQDTGSEDRDEVGSSGVSSPDTGPIREEEKTQTLSIHQPRNVLHSEPESTINVDKGIVSKPEKTGGEVGSSGVSSPDSGPKREQEVGSSGVSSQDTGSEDRDEVGSPGDPSPDTGPIREEEKTQTLSIHQPRNVLHSEPESTINVDKGIVSKPEKTGGEVGSSGVSSPDSGPIREQEVGSSGVSSQDTGSEDRDEVGSPGDPSPDTGPIREEEKTQTLSIHQPRNVLHSEPESTINVDKGIVSKPEKTGGEVGSSGVSSPDSGPKREQEVGSSGVSSQDTGSEDRDEVGSSGVSSPDTGPIREEDVELSGDPSQDTGSEDRDEPLQHIAPSGLPQERQPQIRVGGIEKQLMFGAAVAFLLAAMVWLILNFSDSTLPVQNEVNVVDVFNQEMEKLKTSFPNQRPELWRRSLIHLRRHLKTEHPTEPVSLILTSGHRAERTLGCLARCLAQAFSTARNSSVLNINGTSKASQDSDQVKLDIDSELRKAFEGKTFAAVIHRFEELPPGSTLIFYRYCDHENAAYKNVFLAFTVMLDAEVEVPSNVGLGRVEEMVQEHVKQKFVSSDKLATFNEMDVDKLSGLWSRISHLILPVAAEETIEQQGCGKCDQSF
- the zgc:112962 gene encoding torsin-1A-interacting protein 2 isoform X8, which translates into the protein MASEGDCELTSAVTGSLSGDKTTGEGGSIQHTASSGLPQKIQPQTSVSENEKVGSSGDSSPDTGPIREEDVGSPCDSSPDTGPIREEDVELSGDPSQDTGSEDRDEVGSSGVSSPDTGPIREEEKTQTLSIHQPRNVLHSEPESTINVDKGIVSKPEKTGGEVGSSGVSSPDTGPIREEEKTQTLSIHQPRNVLHSEPESTINVDKGIVSKPEKTGGEVGSSGVSSPDSGPIREQEVGSSGVSSQDTGSEDRDEVGSPGDPSPDTGPIREEEKTQTLSIHQPRNVLHSEPESTINVDKGIVSKPEKTGGEVGSSGVSSQDTGSEDRDEVGSPGDPSPDTGPIREEEKTQTLSIHQPRNVLHSEPESTINVDKGIVSKPEKTGGEVGSSGVSSPDSGPIREQEVGSSGVSSQDTGSEDRDEVGSPGDPSPDTGPIREEEKTQTLSIHQPRNVLHSEPESTINVDKGIVSKPEKTGGEVGSSGVSSPDSGPKREQEVGSSGVSSQDTGSEDRDEVGSSGVSSPDTGPIREEDVELSGDPSQDTGSEDRDEPLQHIAPSGLPQERQPQIRVGGIEKQLMFGAAVAFLLAAMVWLILNFSDSTLPVQNEVNVVDVFNQEMEKLKTSFPNQRPELWRRSLIHLRRHLKTEHPTEPVSLILTSGHRAERTLGCLARCLAQAFSTARNSSVLNINGTSKASQDSDQVKLDIDSELRKAFEGKTFAAVIHRFEELPPGSTLIFYRYCDHENAAYKNVFLAFTVMLDAEVEVPSNVGLGRVEEMVQEHVKQKFVSSDKLATFNEMDVDKLSGLWSRISHLILPVAAEETIEQQGCGKCDQSF